The Echinimonas agarilytica DNA window GATTGCTCCGAGATAGCATTGAATATCACACGGTCTAATGCTTGATATTGGGCAGGTCCAAACTCTTCCGGAATAGTACCTTTGACGAATTTAATGTGGCTTTCTTTTACATTGAGTAGGATCGAAATTGGTAGATGTTCAGGGTTTCGATTAGACCAAGCAGTTAATTGATGTAAGCATTCGCTAAACAACTGACAATGCGATGAAATGTCTAAGTCAGGAATATGAAGTACTTTAAAACCGGGTTTAAGAAGTTGTTGGCGCTCAGCCTTATCTAGCAAACGACTTCCAGCAATCTTTTCTGCTAATGGATACGCATACTTACCGCCCGTATCATCGACCAACACATCAATTTCTAAATGCCTTAGCCCCACGTCAAGCTGAGCATCGAGATCAATGTGGGAATAATTAATCTGGCGCGATAATTTTGGGTTATGCGAGGTAATTAATGTCAGGACAGTTGGATGAACGGCCTTCTTATAAC harbors:
- a CDS encoding Ca2+-dependent phosphoinositide-specific phospholipase C, with the protein product MLNRIGATLCIIVSSVNCAHGNIKSSSEHAVQQQSVRFNHAQFLGSHNSYKKAVHPTVLTLITSHNPKLSRQINYSHIDLDAQLDVGLRHLEIDVLVDDTGGKYAYPLAEKIAGSRLLDKAERQQLLKPGFKVLHIPDLDISSHCQLFSECLHQLTAWSNRNPEHLPISILLNVKESHIKFVKGTIPEEFGPAQYQALDRVIFNAISEQS